The proteins below come from a single Bryobacter aggregatus MPL3 genomic window:
- a CDS encoding BON domain-containing protein, whose translation MMRAEQLKRDVEQELSWDPSVHSEHIGVSVNNGVVALEGHAESFYEKWAAERAALRVASVKAVASEIKVELPFAASRTDEDIAQSAMECLKESSLIPKTVRILVADGWVTLHGTVQAQYQRREAEVLVRPLMGVKGVTNEISIEPKAISADVKLKIEKALKRSAAVDASHISVEVIGRIVTLRGTVRSWKEREAAETAAFFAPGVVQVENLIAIA comes from the coding sequence ATGATGAGAGCGGAACAACTGAAACGGGATGTGGAGCAGGAGCTCAGTTGGGACCCGAGTGTGCACTCTGAGCACATTGGGGTCTCTGTGAACAATGGCGTTGTCGCACTCGAGGGGCACGCCGAGAGTTTTTACGAGAAATGGGCCGCGGAGCGGGCGGCACTCCGCGTCGCTTCTGTCAAGGCTGTGGCGAGTGAAATCAAAGTCGAACTGCCTTTTGCTGCTTCCCGTACGGATGAGGACATCGCGCAATCTGCCATGGAGTGTCTGAAGGAGAGTTCCCTGATTCCCAAAACGGTCAGGATTCTTGTTGCAGACGGTTGGGTCACCCTCCACGGAACGGTTCAGGCGCAGTACCAGAGAAGAGAAGCGGAGGTTCTTGTTCGTCCCTTGATGGGAGTCAAAGGGGTAACAAACGAGATTTCGATTGAACCCAAAGCGATCAGTGCGGATGTAAAGCTGAAGATCGAGAAGGCACTGAAACGCAGTGCTGCGGTGGACGCCAGCCATATTTCTGTCGAAGTCATTGGCCGCATTGTGACGCTCCGGGGGACGGTGCGCTCGTGGAAGGAACGCGAAGCTGCAGAGACCGCAGCGTTCTTTGCCCCCGGTGTCGTTCAAGTTGAGAATCTCATTGCCATTGCATAG
- a CDS encoding ABC transporter permease, protein MRLFTILERRLSSLFSRQKVEQELDEELAYHLDRQIEENLRQGLPAEEARFAALRSIGGLEQRKEECRDARGWNLLDELGQDLRFSLRQLRKNPGFTVVAILMLGLGICASVAIFAFVDAALIRPLPYRDPARLVGVFESIPMFEYSNLSYQDFLDWQKRNTVFASFAAYQPGGVILSTPTGVQMARGLRVTDAFFRTLGVAPLLGRDFIAGEDRRTAILSYSTWQKRFGGRQEVLGSTLTLDGEPTLIIGVLPKDFQFAATSPSEFWLPVQPEGSCLKRRGCHNLYGVARLKDGISIETALSNVQAIASQLQQEYPQSNRDQGASLQPLSTHIVGTIRPTLLLLLTGAGLLLLIACINVASLLLVRSESRRREMAVRSAFGASSARLARQFLTEGIVLVSAGTAVGLAASYGAMQLLAGLIPEDHMARMSYLQGLSINGNVLAFTGVVACLAVFLFAITPALHLLWSRVRNGLSEGSRGSSGLAWRRLGSRLVVIELATAVVLLIGAGLLGKSFYLLLQVDVGMQPDHLATVQLATPVAKYSTVAKTTALSRELSAQLSALPGVSSVGFSTLLPVGSGGNTSWFRIIGRPFHGERNEMPNREVSPDYFKTIGARLAKGRFFLDSDDATKPKVVIVNRSMARLYFPNEDPIGKQISYHSDPVVPMEIVGLVEDIREGPLDKAIHPTVYIPIHQSQENYFAAVVRTGQSEKAILTTLTAAIRAFDPEIATIGAATMTDLINDSQPAYLHRASAWLVGVFAAMALLLGVVGLYGVIAYSVSQRTREIGVRMALGAPRATVYRMIFNEAGSLAVFGLLLGLLAAAALSRLLSGFLFGVSSWDLSTFAGVTLVLAAAATLASFLPAHRAASVNPVEAMRSE, encoded by the coding sequence ATGCGTTTGTTCACCATCCTCGAGCGCCGTCTGAGCAGTCTGTTTTCGCGACAGAAGGTCGAGCAAGAACTCGACGAAGAACTGGCCTATCACCTGGACCGGCAGATCGAAGAGAACCTGCGCCAAGGCCTGCCGGCAGAGGAAGCCCGCTTTGCCGCGCTCCGTTCCATCGGTGGCCTGGAGCAGCGCAAAGAGGAATGCCGGGATGCGCGCGGATGGAATCTTCTCGATGAGCTGGGGCAGGACCTGCGCTTCTCTCTGCGCCAGCTTCGCAAGAATCCCGGCTTCACAGTGGTTGCAATTCTGATGCTTGGTCTTGGCATCTGCGCCAGTGTCGCGATCTTTGCTTTTGTTGACGCTGCACTGATCCGGCCTCTCCCCTATCGTGATCCGGCGCGCCTGGTCGGGGTCTTTGAATCGATCCCGATGTTTGAGTATTCGAATCTCTCCTACCAGGACTTTCTCGATTGGCAGAAGCGCAATACGGTCTTTGCATCCTTCGCCGCCTATCAGCCCGGCGGCGTGATCCTCAGCACCCCAACCGGCGTACAGATGGCCCGCGGCCTGCGCGTCACAGATGCTTTTTTCCGCACTCTCGGCGTGGCGCCTTTACTGGGCCGCGATTTCATTGCTGGTGAGGATCGGCGCACCGCCATCCTCAGCTACAGTACCTGGCAGAAGCGCTTTGGCGGCCGCCAGGAGGTACTTGGTTCGACGCTCACGCTCGATGGGGAGCCGACTCTGATCATCGGAGTGCTCCCCAAAGATTTCCAGTTTGCCGCCACATCTCCCAGCGAATTCTGGCTGCCTGTACAGCCGGAGGGATCCTGTCTCAAACGCCGGGGCTGTCACAATCTCTATGGTGTCGCCCGCCTCAAGGACGGCATCAGCATCGAGACGGCGCTGTCGAATGTCCAGGCAATTGCAAGCCAGCTCCAGCAAGAATATCCGCAATCTAATCGCGATCAGGGTGCATCCCTGCAGCCTCTGTCCACTCATATTGTCGGCACCATCCGTCCGACTCTGTTGCTGCTACTGACTGGCGCTGGGCTGCTTTTACTGATCGCCTGCATCAATGTGGCGAGCCTGCTTCTGGTCCGTTCTGAAAGCCGCCGCCGCGAGATGGCTGTCCGCAGCGCTTTTGGCGCCAGCTCCGCGCGGCTGGCCCGGCAGTTCCTCACCGAAGGCATCGTCCTCGTCTCTGCCGGAACAGCTGTCGGCCTTGCGGCTTCCTACGGCGCCATGCAGCTTTTGGCCGGGCTGATCCCTGAGGACCACATGGCGAGAATGTCCTATCTCCAAGGCCTCAGCATCAACGGTAACGTCCTTGCTTTTACTGGTGTTGTTGCTTGTCTGGCGGTGTTCCTCTTCGCCATCACTCCAGCGCTCCACTTGCTCTGGAGCCGTGTGCGCAATGGGCTAAGCGAAGGCAGCCGCGGCTCCTCAGGGCTAGCCTGGCGCCGTCTCGGCTCCAGGCTCGTGGTGATCGAACTGGCTACCGCCGTTGTATTGCTGATAGGCGCTGGGCTGCTCGGCAAGAGCTTCTATTTGTTGCTGCAAGTCGATGTCGGAATGCAGCCCGACCACTTGGCCACCGTTCAGCTTGCCACTCCGGTTGCCAAGTACTCCACCGTCGCAAAGACAACAGCGCTCAGTCGCGAACTCAGTGCTCAGCTCAGCGCGCTGCCCGGCGTCAGTTCTGTGGGCTTTTCCACGCTCTTACCGGTGGGCAGCGGTGGCAACACCAGTTGGTTCCGCATCATCGGCCGGCCTTTCCACGGCGAGCGCAACGAGATGCCGAATCGCGAAGTGAGCCCCGACTATTTCAAGACCATCGGCGCCCGTCTGGCGAAGGGGCGATTCTTCCTCGACTCCGATGATGCAACGAAGCCAAAGGTGGTGATCGTCAACCGGTCCATGGCGCGTCTTTACTTTCCGAACGAAGACCCCATCGGCAAGCAGATCTCCTACCACTCCGACCCGGTTGTGCCCATGGAAATCGTCGGTCTGGTCGAAGACATCCGGGAAGGTCCCCTGGACAAGGCAATCCATCCCACGGTCTATATTCCCATCCACCAGAGCCAGGAAAACTACTTTGCCGCGGTGGTCCGCACCGGACAATCAGAGAAAGCGATCCTGACTACGCTGACTGCCGCGATTCGCGCCTTTGACCCAGAGATTGCCACCATTGGCGCAGCGACCATGACCGACCTGATCAACGACTCGCAACCCGCCTATCTCCACCGGGCCTCCGCCTGGCTGGTTGGTGTCTTTGCGGCGATGGCCTTGCTGCTGGGCGTTGTCGGACTCTACGGAGTGATTGCCTATTCGGTCAGCCAACGGACGCGCGAGATTGGCGTGCGCATGGCGCTTGGTGCTCCTCGGGCTACGGTGTATCGGATGATTTTCAACGAGGCTGGCAGCCTCGCAGTCTTTGGACTCCTTCTGGGTCTGCTGGCGGCTGCGGCATTGTCGCGTCTGCTGAGCGGCTTCCTATTTGGTGTTTCAAGCTGGGATCTCTCTACCTTTGCCGGAGTCACGCTGGTTTTGGCTGCGGCTGCAACGCTTGCCAGTTTTCTCCCCGCTCACCGGGCTGCATCTGTGAATCCGGTGGAAGCCATGCGGTCGGAATAG
- a CDS encoding zinc-dependent alcohol dehydrogenase family protein, with product MHESARETTTAQPDGRSAGMMKAVFLAAPAPLCTNPLVVREVPLPTPGPGQILLRVRACGVCRTDLHIVEGDLPSLRTPLILGHQIVGDVVQGTTPELPAGIRVGISWVGGVDGTCGHCLRGFENLCDTPTFTGYTVDGGYAEYAVARADFAFPLPDSLDDRHAAPLLCAGIIGYRSLRVADVQPGDKVGLFGFGSSASLAIAVLHEWNCKVYVVTRGESHRKRAASLGAAWVGEEGEEVPVTLDRAITFAPSGDVVVAALASLRKGGVVAINAIHLDRMPQFDYDRLLWGERQIRSVANMTRVDGREFLALAAQINLRPQVRCFKLEEANEALGAVKQESLGGSAVILP from the coding sequence ATGCATGAGTCCGCTCGCGAGACAACGACAGCGCAGCCGGATGGACGGTCTGCCGGAATGATGAAAGCAGTCTTTCTCGCCGCGCCTGCTCCCCTCTGTACAAATCCCTTAGTGGTCCGGGAGGTCCCTTTGCCGACCCCTGGGCCTGGTCAGATTCTGCTCCGGGTTCGTGCTTGCGGTGTCTGCCGGACGGATCTTCATATTGTCGAGGGCGACCTACCTTCCTTGCGGACGCCGTTAATTCTTGGGCACCAGATTGTCGGCGATGTCGTTCAAGGTACTACGCCAGAGCTTCCGGCGGGAATCCGTGTGGGAATCTCGTGGGTAGGTGGCGTCGACGGGACTTGCGGGCACTGTCTCCGTGGATTTGAAAATCTCTGTGATACTCCCACCTTCACCGGCTATACGGTGGATGGTGGCTATGCAGAGTATGCCGTGGCGCGTGCGGACTTTGCATTTCCCTTGCCAGACAGTCTTGACGATAGGCACGCGGCGCCCCTGCTTTGTGCCGGTATCATTGGCTACCGGAGTCTGCGTGTCGCAGATGTGCAGCCAGGTGACAAGGTCGGTCTATTTGGTTTTGGCTCCTCTGCTTCCTTGGCGATTGCCGTGTTGCACGAATGGAATTGTAAGGTCTACGTTGTTACAAGAGGCGAATCACACCGGAAACGGGCAGCTTCCTTGGGGGCCGCTTGGGTGGGCGAGGAAGGGGAGGAGGTTCCTGTTACGCTGGACCGCGCCATTACCTTTGCTCCCAGTGGAGATGTCGTTGTTGCTGCTCTTGCCAGTCTTCGGAAAGGAGGAGTGGTTGCAATCAACGCGATCCATCTCGACCGCATGCCACAGTTCGACTATGATCGGTTACTTTGGGGAGAACGTCAGATCCGGAGTGTTGCGAATATGACCCGTGTGGATGGAAGAGAGTTTCTTGCTTTGGCCGCTCAGATCAACCTGCGACCGCAAGTGCGCTGTTTCAAACTCGAAGAGGCGAATGAAGCGCTTGGGGCGGTGAAGCAGGAATCCTTAGGCGGATCTGCGGTGATCCTTCCTTGA
- a CDS encoding YifB family Mg chelatase-like AAA ATPase codes for MILPENFEGHRRLSQEMALYRTRSAAVYGIDAHLIDVEVDMAQAGSSRDFITVGMPDTAIRESRERIKSALLNSGFGYPTRSVTINLAPANVRKEGAGFDLPMAMGILGAMGVFHRNEKYLMVGELSLDGVIRPVRGALSMAVCAKKMGIPNVVVPMDNAAEAAVVEGVNIYGVRHLGEAVSLFTQPDRMTPVLPRTLSQIAEEAAQGLDFADVRGQTIAKRALEVAAAGAHNLLMIGPPGSGKTMLAQRLPGILPPLDFVEALETTQVHSVAGVLPKGAGLLTSRPFRSPHHTVSDAGLIGGGSGTPRPGEVSLAHNGVLFLDELPEFARNVLEILRQPLEEGKVTLARTNMTLTFPAKLMLLGAMNPCPCGFRGDRSKECRCTGMQIQRYIGKISGPLLDRIDIHIEVPAVPYKDLRSTGDGVSSAVMRERVASARSIQNTRGFWNSRIPSSVLRQVCELDASGERTLEMAVKKLSLSARSHDRLLKVARTVADLAGEAQVQAKHIAEAVQYRSLDREYWAA; via the coding sequence ATGATTCTCCCTGAGAATTTTGAAGGACACCGGCGACTCTCCCAAGAGATGGCCTTGTACCGCACGCGGAGTGCCGCAGTTTATGGAATCGATGCCCACCTCATCGATGTCGAAGTCGATATGGCGCAGGCAGGAAGTTCCCGCGACTTTATCACGGTCGGAATGCCAGATACAGCGATTCGAGAGAGCCGCGAGCGAATCAAAAGCGCCCTATTGAATTCTGGCTTCGGCTATCCCACACGCTCCGTAACAATCAATCTGGCGCCAGCCAATGTGCGCAAAGAAGGTGCGGGCTTCGATCTTCCAATGGCGATGGGAATTCTGGGCGCGATGGGTGTTTTCCACCGGAATGAAAAATATCTGATGGTGGGCGAACTCAGTTTAGATGGTGTCATTCGCCCCGTACGCGGAGCGCTGTCAATGGCGGTTTGTGCCAAGAAGATGGGCATTCCGAACGTTGTCGTTCCGATGGACAATGCGGCAGAGGCCGCCGTCGTTGAGGGCGTGAATATCTATGGAGTGCGGCATCTCGGCGAAGCAGTCAGCCTGTTCACACAGCCAGACCGGATGACGCCCGTTCTCCCGCGCACACTGAGTCAGATTGCAGAAGAGGCCGCCCAAGGCCTGGACTTTGCGGACGTCCGGGGGCAGACCATCGCCAAGAGAGCGCTCGAAGTGGCTGCCGCCGGGGCACACAACCTCTTGATGATTGGGCCGCCTGGATCCGGAAAGACGATGCTGGCGCAACGCCTGCCCGGCATTCTACCGCCGCTCGATTTTGTCGAAGCGCTGGAGACGACGCAAGTACATAGTGTCGCGGGAGTCTTGCCGAAAGGAGCAGGCTTGCTCACCTCCAGACCCTTCCGCTCCCCTCACCATACGGTGAGCGATGCAGGATTGATCGGAGGCGGCAGCGGAACGCCGCGGCCCGGCGAGGTAAGTCTGGCTCACAACGGCGTGTTGTTTCTCGATGAACTTCCAGAGTTCGCGCGCAACGTTCTGGAAATTCTGAGGCAGCCGCTCGAAGAGGGCAAAGTCACACTCGCACGGACGAACATGACGCTGACTTTTCCGGCGAAGTTGATGCTTCTGGGCGCAATGAATCCATGTCCCTGTGGTTTTCGCGGCGATCGATCGAAGGAATGCCGGTGTACCGGAATGCAGATCCAGCGCTATATCGGCAAGATCTCAGGCCCGCTTCTCGATCGGATCGACATCCACATCGAAGTGCCTGCCGTGCCTTACAAAGATCTGCGGAGCACAGGCGATGGAGTGAGTAGCGCAGTAATGCGGGAACGCGTGGCCAGTGCCCGCTCGATCCAGAACACACGTGGGTTCTGGAATTCTCGCATCCCTTCCTCCGTACTGCGGCAGGTCTGTGAACTGGACGCAAGCGGCGAGAGGACGCTCGAGATGGCCGTCAAAAAACTGAGCCTCTCAGCCCGTTCGCACGACCGGCTCCTGAAGGTGGCGCGCACCGTAGCGGACTTAGCCGGTGAAGCCCAAGTGCAGGCAAAACATATTGCCGAAGCCGTGCAGTACCGGAGTCTCGATCGGGAGTATTGGGCCGCCTGA
- a CDS encoding general stress protein: MASNNDIVVAIYDTHEQAEQAIKELQRSGFDMKKLSIVGKNPHTEEHVVGFYNAGDRMKRWGGAGAFWGALWGMLFGAAFFLIPGFGPVLVAGPLVAWIVGALEGALVVGGLSAIGAAFWSIGVPKDSILQYETAIKTDKFLVLAHAASEEAAKARDILKRTNPSEMHTHSIQHAAGNPEPATHVL; the protein is encoded by the coding sequence ATGGCTTCCAATAACGACATCGTGGTCGCAATCTACGATACTCACGAGCAGGCAGAACAGGCCATCAAAGAATTACAGCGGAGTGGCTTCGACATGAAGAAGTTGTCGATTGTCGGTAAGAATCCGCACACCGAAGAGCACGTCGTGGGCTTCTACAATGCAGGCGACCGCATGAAGCGCTGGGGCGGTGCCGGTGCATTCTGGGGTGCTCTCTGGGGAATGCTCTTTGGCGCGGCCTTCTTCCTGATTCCCGGCTTTGGCCCTGTGCTGGTCGCCGGTCCTTTGGTGGCCTGGATCGTAGGCGCACTCGAAGGTGCTTTGGTTGTAGGCGGATTGAGCGCGATCGGAGCCGCGTTCTGGAGTATCGGCGTGCCGAAGGACAGCATCCTCCAGTATGAGACGGCAATCAAGACAGACAAATTTCTGGTTCTGGCTCATGCGGCTTCTGAGGAAGCGGCTAAGGCGCGGGACATCCTCAAACGCACGAATCCTTCGGAAATGCACACGCATTCCATCCAACATGCCGCAGGAAATCCAGAACCTGCCACGCATGTTCTCTAA
- a CDS encoding DUF6629 family protein, with translation MCFSATANFAGSAVLATIGIATLAEVKDRRQLLFAALPLLFATHQFMEGFVWLGLHHTLSAAVTNGAGAAYLLFAQGLLPFLLPLSVLLIEPTEVRRRRMLGFVLLGGGLALYLLWGLIAYPMEVSAFHHSIVYFNPITNTNTVAVLYVIATCGALFFSGFDGLVVLGIANLIGLLVVMVIARYAFTSIWCAYAAVVSVLIYFHFRRRRLIPEERLRFRHNNISPSGAQ, from the coding sequence ATGTGTTTCTCCGCCACTGCTAATTTTGCCGGCAGCGCCGTTCTGGCCACCATCGGAATCGCTACCCTGGCTGAGGTGAAAGACCGGCGGCAATTGCTTTTTGCGGCCTTGCCTCTCTTGTTTGCCACACATCAATTCATGGAAGGTTTTGTCTGGCTTGGCCTGCATCATACTTTGTCCGCTGCCGTGACAAACGGAGCCGGGGCCGCCTATCTTCTGTTTGCGCAGGGCCTCTTGCCTTTCCTGTTGCCACTCAGCGTTCTTCTGATTGAGCCGACAGAAGTTCGGAGGCGCCGCATGCTGGGATTCGTGTTGTTAGGCGGTGGCTTGGCACTGTATCTGCTGTGGGGCTTGATTGCCTATCCGATGGAAGTCTCTGCGTTTCATCACAGCATCGTTTACTTCAATCCGATCACGAACACCAATACCGTCGCGGTTCTTTATGTGATTGCCACCTGTGGAGCTTTGTTCTTTTCGGGATTTGACGGTCTTGTTGTGCTCGGAATCGCAAACCTGATTGGGCTTCTTGTTGTCATGGTCATTGCCCGTTACGCCTTCACTTCGATCTGGTGCGCTTATGCAGCGGTCGTGAGCGTCTTGATTTATTTTCATTTCCGCCGCAGGCGCTTGATCCCGGAAGAGCGCCTGCGATTCCGGCACAACAACATCTCGCCTTCAGGCGCGCAGTAA
- a CDS encoding DUF2934 domain-containing protein — protein sequence MSIHQKNPPNGHRRAAELHDAAAHAHRVAEQHGKQDHITGQEQTRNALEHTQKAHRQSQILAAAHGIIPFGHQEIATLAYERWQSRGCPNGTALEDWYAASEQLRAGNSRLLRA from the coding sequence ATGTCGATCCATCAAAAAAATCCCCCCAATGGCCATCGCCGCGCGGCCGAATTGCATGACGCGGCCGCTCACGCCCATCGCGTTGCAGAACAGCACGGCAAACAGGACCATATCACCGGTCAGGAACAGACACGAAATGCTCTAGAGCATACCCAGAAAGCACATCGCCAGAGCCAGATCCTGGCGGCTGCACACGGCATCATCCCGTTTGGGCATCAGGAGATCGCCACCCTCGCTTATGAACGCTGGCAATCGAGAGGTTGCCCGAACGGTACCGCTCTCGAGGACTGGTACGCCGCGTCCGAACAGTTACGGGCGGGCAATAGCAGGTTACTGCGCGCCTGA
- a CDS encoding zinc-dependent alcohol dehydrogenase, with the protein MSAKGLAAIARKFHEPLSIEEMQFPDPAPNEVLVKMIVSGVCHTDLHAVNGDWPIQPPLPFVPGHEGVGIVVQAGSAVKNLKEGDRVGLPWLHQACGYCEWCLSGWETLCPKAVFGGYSANGSFAEYAIASAAYAIPIPADLSSKAAAPILCAGVTTWKALKQAELQAGNWVAISGIGGLGHLAIQYAQAMGLNIAAIDVADDKLALARSLQANLVIDARKTDPAEFLQQKIGGAHGVILTAPSQAAFREGLGMTRRKGTCVLVGLPAGDLPIPIFDMILRGITLRGSLVGTRNDQVEALSFASHAQVIAEIHLRPFREVNEALTGLANAKVTGRTVLTFE; encoded by the coding sequence ATGAGCGCAAAAGGTCTCGCGGCCATCGCACGGAAGTTTCACGAGCCCCTTTCGATCGAGGAAATGCAATTTCCAGATCCGGCACCGAATGAAGTTCTCGTCAAAATGATCGTGAGCGGTGTCTGTCACACCGACCTCCATGCGGTAAATGGAGACTGGCCGATCCAGCCGCCTCTTCCCTTTGTGCCAGGGCATGAAGGCGTGGGAATTGTCGTTCAGGCAGGCTCTGCCGTTAAGAACCTCAAGGAGGGGGATAGGGTCGGTCTGCCCTGGCTACATCAGGCTTGCGGCTATTGTGAATGGTGCCTTAGTGGCTGGGAGACGCTTTGCCCAAAGGCCGTCTTTGGAGGTTACTCGGCGAACGGCAGTTTTGCAGAGTATGCGATCGCCTCGGCTGCCTACGCGATTCCAATCCCGGCGGATCTGAGCTCCAAAGCTGCGGCACCCATTTTGTGTGCCGGGGTGACGACATGGAAGGCGCTCAAGCAAGCAGAACTACAGGCAGGCAACTGGGTTGCGATCTCTGGAATCGGAGGGCTGGGACATCTGGCCATCCAGTACGCGCAGGCCATGGGACTGAACATCGCTGCGATTGATGTCGCCGATGACAAGCTCGCCTTGGCCCGCTCCCTGCAGGCCAACCTGGTGATCGATGCACGAAAGACCGATCCCGCCGAGTTTCTGCAACAGAAAATCGGTGGCGCCCATGGCGTGATTCTCACCGCTCCCTCTCAGGCTGCCTTCCGGGAGGGCCTGGGCATGACACGCAGAAAAGGGACTTGTGTTCTCGTGGGCTTGCCTGCGGGAGATCTCCCGATTCCCATCTTCGACATGATTCTGAGAGGCATTACTCTTCGCGGATCTTTGGTGGGCACTCGCAATGACCAAGTGGAGGCTCTTTCTTTTGCCAGCCACGCACAAGTCATTGCCGAGATCCATTTGCGGCCCTTCCGGGAAGTCAATGAGGCGCTCACCGGACTGGCGAATGCGAAAGTAACGGGACGCACGGTGCTAACGTTTGAGTAG